The following nucleotide sequence is from Cryptococcus neoformans var. grubii H99 chromosome 5, complete sequence.
CCTGGAGGATATTGCTCCCCTTGTTGGTGATAAGGAGCACATAGAGCTCTTCGAACGGCTGGTATACGAAACGGACATCGTTTGTCTCCACGGTAGTATGCTGAGAGTTGACGGGAATGAGCTTTGGGAAAGAAGCGAGAAGACTGTCGATGCGAGATCTGGGGATGGGCCTGAACTGGCGGGACAGGAGGGCTGGCTGTCAGCGGTGTGCGGTGGGTGTGACTTACGCTTTCCGCTCCTGGTGCAGATTGAGGCTGCGATGACGACCATTGTGGACGGTGGATGTTGTAGACAGTAGACAATACAAAGTACGTTAATCTAATACAGCACGTCTGTGTTGTGTATGGCCGCCGTGGTGATGCTCTCGTTGCAATAAGGGACGTGGCGCGAGCCGTGACGTGGATTTCACACCACAGCAcatttcctcttcgttcttcttcctcttctcctcctgtCACAAATCTGTTCCTCTATGCATGTGTTCTCCTCACTCAACGGTCATTTGCTCCTGCATGGGCGGCTATACGTACGTGGACGGtgtggatggaagagatgggccaagaaggaggccGCAGCAGCTGCTGGGGCGATCCGCTCCGTTCCGGCTTCCTCCTTCGTCCGGCGTGCCATTGTCTCCAGCCATGCATCAGAACTGTGCGCTGTGCCTTTGAACATCCTCTCGAGCGTCCCATACATGCATACATGTCTCCCAGAGTGCAATGTAGGTTGAAGTGGGCCGGATGGCTATATCGCCGTAACACCGGCGGGTGGCGGGCTGTGAGTTCTTATGCGTATCTGTTTCCAATCCTCATTCCACTTCGTTCCACATTCTACTTGAGACTCGTATTCCATTTCTCTTTCCGGGCATCTggtttttctttctctctttaGATTCtattttctctctcttcctaTCCCTTTGTTATCTTTGTTTtataaacaaacaacaCTGCATCGCAATGGCTGCTCCATTCACTCAATACGGCATCACCCCAGGTCAATCCGCCGAAGCTCCCAAACGACCCCACCTTTACGTCGGCAACCTTTCTCCCCGAGTCACCGATTACATCCTCACCGAAATTTTTGCTGTCGCCGGTCCCGTCGTCAGCGCGAAGATCATTCAAGACCGAAATTTCCAGCACGGTGGATTCAACTATGGTTTTGTCGAGTACGCCGACATGCGCTCTGCCGACCAGGCACTCACCACGCTCAACGGCCGCAAGATCTTTGACGCCGAAATCAGGGTCAACTGGGCGTATCAGGGTAATCAAAACAAGGAGGACACACAGCACCATTACCACGTCTTTGTTGGAGACTTGAGTCCAGAAGTGAATGACGATGTCTTGTCAAAGGCGTTTGGTGCCTTTGGTAGTCTGAGCGAGGCGAGGGTCATGTGGGATATGAACTCGGGCAAGAGCAGAGGCTATggtttcctctccttccggTATGTTTGACGTACTCTTAATTCAGCAGATTCGATTTGCTAACATTTGCTGTTATACGTAGTGACAAGGCCGATGCTGAGCAAGCTATTGCTTCCATGAACGGTGAATGGCTCGGTTCCCGTGCCATCCGTGTTAACTGGGCAAACCAGAAGACTCAGACAGGGGGCACTCGAACCGGCGGCGCTACGCCTTCGTACTCGGCCCCTTCTATGGGCGCCCCTCCCGCTCCTGCCGGTATCCCCTCTGCTTACGGTGCCCCCGTCCCTGGTGTGGTTCCAGGCGTCGGCGTTGGTGGTGCCGTCGGCTCATATGAAACTGTTGCTTCTCAAACGCCCGAATTCAACACTACGGTCTATGTCGGCAATCTCATTCCTTACACCACTCAGGCCGACCTCATTCCGCTTTTCCAGGGCTATGGCTATATTGTTGAAATCCGCATGCAGGCCGACAGGGGCTTTGCGTTTGTCAAGCTTGACACGCACCAGAATGCTGCTTTGGCAATCACTCATTTACAAAACCAGTTGGTGCACGGAAGGCCCATCAAGTGTTCGTGGGGCAAGGACAAGGGATCAATGGAAGGTGGCGCACCTGCAGCTGGATACCCCCCCATGGTGAGTTTCATGCcaatccatcttctcttttaTTTGCATCTGAACTGAATTTCTCTTTGTGCGTAGCAACCTCAACTCGGCTATCCCAACTACAACTACTATGGAGGATACAACTATAATCAGGCTGGTGTCCCAGGTCAGCCGGGACAACCTGGCGTAGCTGTTGCGAGCCACGCTGCTCCCGCCGTTGGTGCTGTCGGGGCCGTAGGCGCCGAGGGCCAGGCTCAGCAAGGCGCGTGGGAccctgctgctgctgccgcgTAC
It contains:
- a CDS encoding nucleolysin TIA-1/TIAR, with product MAAPFTQYGITPGQSAEAPKRPHLYVGNLSPRVTDYILTEIFAVAGPVVSAKIIQDRNFQHGGFNYGFVEYADMRSADQALTTLNGRKIFDAEIRVNWAYQGNQNKEDTQHHYHVFVGDLSPEVNDDVLSKAFGAFGSLSEARVMWDMNSGKSRGYGFLSFRDKADAEQAIASMNGEWLGSRAIRVNWANQKTQTGGTRTGGATPSYSAPSMGAPPAPAGIPSAYGAPVPGVVPGVGVGGAVGSYETVASQTPEFNTTVYVGNLIPYTTQADLIPLFQGYGYIVEIRMQADRGFAFVKLDTHQNAALAITHLQNQLVHGRPIKCSWGKDKGSMEGGAPAAGYPPMQPQLGYPNYNYYGGYNYNQAGVPGQPGQPGVAVASHAAPAVGAVGAVGAEGQAQQGAWDPAAAAAYYQAGGWGGYYAQQQDAQQPSAHQ